Genomic window (Subtercola endophyticus):
GTACCCACGAAGTAGCTCGAGCGGGCGGCGTTCGGCGACGCGCCCACGATGGCGATCGACTTCGCCTTGCGCAGAATCTTGAGGCGATCCTTTGCGCTCGGGCCCACCCAGGTGCGCTGCGATTTGAGCAGCTTCGCCAGCGGTGAGCTCGCGGGCACGCTGCAGGTCAGCCCGTTGGCGTACTGCGCGGTGATGGTGTCTTCGGCGACCGGCGCCGATTCATCGATAGTGAGTGACATCTACTTGCCCTCCGTTGCTTTGGTCAAAGCCTGGTCAAGGTCGTAAACGATGTCGTCGGGGTCTTCTATTCCCACCGAGATGCGAACGACACCCGGAAGAACGCCCGCATCGAGCAACTGCTGCTCGGTGAGCTGGGCGTGCGTGGTCGACGCCGGGTGGATGACCAAGGTCTTCGCATCGCCGATGTTGGCCAGATGACTCGCCAGGTCGACCGATTCGATGAAGGTTCGCCCGGCATCCCGACCGCCCTTCACACCGAAGCTGAACACCGAACCCGGTCCCTTCGGCAGATACTTGAGGCCGCGCTCGTAGTGCGGATGCCCGGGCAGGCCGGCCCAGTTCACGAACTCGATGCGTGGATCGGCATCGAGCCACTCGGCCACGATGCGCGCGTTGTCGACGTGTGCCTGCATGCGGAAGGGCAGCGTCTCGACGCCCTGTGCGAGCAAGAACGCCGAGTGCGGCGCGAGCGTCGGGCCGATGTCGCGCAACTGCTCGGCGCGCAACCGGGTGAGAAACGCGTACTCGCCGAAGTTGCCCGACCACTGCAGCCCGCCATAGCTCGGAACGGGCTGGCCGAACAGCGGAAACTTCTCGCTGTGCCAGTCGAACAGGCCGCTCTCGACGACCACGCCGCCGAGTGTGGTGCCGTGGCCGCCGAGAAACTTGGTGGCTGAGTGGATGACGACGTCGGCGCCCCACTCGATGGGCCGGTTGAGGTACGGCGTCGCGATGGTCGAGTCGATGATCAGCGGCAGGCCGTGGGCGTGCGCCACCTCGGCGAGGCCCTCGATGTCGGCGATCTCTCCCGACGGATTCGCCACCGTCTCGGCGAAGATCAGCTTGGTCTTGCCGGTGATCGCGGCGGCGTAGTCGGCCGGATCCGAGCTCTTCACGAACGTGGTGTCGACGCCGAATCGGCGCAGCGTCACGTCGAGTTGGGTGATCGAACCGCCGTAGAGATTCGCCGACGAGACGATGTGATCGCCGGCGCCGACGAGCGACGCGAACGTGATGTACTGCGCGGCGAGGCCGGATGCCGTTGCAACGCCACCGAGGCCGCCCTCCAGGCTGGCGACCCGCTCCTCGAATGAGGCGACGGTCGGATTCGCGAGCCTGCTGTAGATGTTGCCGTACTTCTGCAGGGCGAAACGTGCCGCGGCGTCAGACGTGTCGTCGAAGACGAAGGCAGAGGTCTGATAGATGGGCAGCGCCCTCGCTCCCGTCACGGGGTCAGGAATGTTGCCAGCGTGGATTGCCCGAGTTCTGAAGCCGTATTCGCGATCTGCCATGGCTCCACGCTAACGGAGAGCCTGCTGTGACTCGGGCCCGGCTGCCCCATTCCGTAACAAATGCCGAGTTAGACTTCAGAGGTCAAAGTCGACTGAAAAGAGTGCCCGATGAGTACAGGTTTTGCCACTGTTTCCGTAGCTTCGATCCTCGTCGAGGCGGCCAAGAGAACACCCGACAACGTGGCCCTGGTGGTCGGCCCCACCGAGACGACCTACGCCGAACTCTGGCAGCAGACGAGGCAATACGCCGGTGCGCTGCGTGACCGCGGTGTGCAGCCCGGAACACCTGTCGCGATGCTGATTCCGAACGTCGCCGATTTTCCGCGGGTGTATTACGCGATTCTTGCGCTCGGCGGTGTCGTGGTGCCGATCCATGCCCTGTTGAAGGGCAAAGAGATCGAATACGTGCTGCGCGACAGCGGGGCCGAGCTGCTGGTCTGTGCGGCGCCGCTGCTCGCCGAAGGAGCCAAGGGTGCCGCGCTCGCGGGTGTGCCCGTGCTCAGTGTGCTGCTGCCCGAGGCCGACCCCGAGTTGCCGCCCCGTCTCGAAGACGAGGCCCGAGCATCCGTGCCCATCGAGACGTACGTGCAGCGTGGGCCGTTCGACACGGCGACCATTCTCTACACCAGTGGCACAACCGGAACCCCGAAGGGCGCAGAAGGCTCGCACTTCGCCCTGGTCGAGCAGGTGAATGTCTCGCTGATGACGACGTTCGACATGAAAGCGGGCGACCGGGTGCTCGGAGCCCTGCCGCTCTTTCACACCTTCGGCCAGACCTGCACCATGAACACCGTCTTCCGCGCCGGCGCCACCATCGTGATGGTGCCGAAGTTCACGGGCGACGCGGCCCTGCAGGTGATGAACGAGCAGGCCTGCACCATCTTCATGGGCGTTCCGACCATGTACTTCGCGCTGCTCGACGCGGCGACACGAACGGATGCCCGGCCCCCGTTGCGCTACGGAATCTCCGGTGGCGCCGCCCTGCCCGTCGCAGTGATCGACAGGTTCCGCGAGGTCTACGGCACCGAGATCCACGAGGGGTACGGACTCACCGAGACCTCTCCTGTCGCCACGTTCAACATGGTCGGTGTGCCGCCACGCCCCGGAACCATCGGAACTCCGATCTGGGGAGTCGACGTCGAGATCGCCGACGCCGAGATCGCCGACCGCATCTCGATGATGCCCATCGGGGAGCTCGGTGAGGTCGTCATCCGCGGGCACAACCTGATGAACGGGTACCACAACCGCCCGGAAGACACCGCCAAGGCCGTCGTCGACGGGTGGTTCCGAACGGGCGACCTGGGGCGCAAAGACGAAGACGGCTACCTCACCATCGTCGACCGCACGAAAGACATGATTCTGCGCAACGGCTACAACGTGTATCCGCGTGAGGTCGAAGAGGTGCTGGCCGGGCATCCGGCCGTCTCGATGGTGGCGGTCTACGGGGTGCCGCACGAGACGCACGGGCAAGAGATCGTGGCGTCGGTCGTGCTGGCGAGCGGGACATCGGCCACACCCGAGGAGCTCGGCGACTTCGTGCGCGAAGACGTGGCGGCGTACAAGTACCCCCGGCACATCGAGATCGTGGAGGCCCTGCCGCTCGGCCCCTCGGGCAAGGTCTTGAAGCGTGAACTCGTGGCGACGTGGGTCGCGCGCGAGGAGGCATCGGCCTCGGTCTGACGCCGGTTTCGGTCTGACTTCGGTGTCGTTCTGACTTCGGTGTCGGTCTGACGCCGGTTTCGTTCTGACACCGGTTTCGTTCTGACACCGGCATCGCGTCGGCGGTGCCGGTGGGCGGGTCAGGTCAGAATCGCGACCGCGCCGAGCGACATGGTGGCGATGAGGGCCCACGAGGTGAGTCC
Coding sequences:
- a CDS encoding O-acetylhomoserine aminocarboxypropyltransferase/cysteine synthase family protein, which translates into the protein MADREYGFRTRAIHAGNIPDPVTGARALPIYQTSAFVFDDTSDAAARFALQKYGNIYSRLANPTVASFEERVASLEGGLGGVATASGLAAQYITFASLVGAGDHIVSSANLYGGSITQLDVTLRRFGVDTTFVKSSDPADYAAAITGKTKLIFAETVANPSGEIADIEGLAEVAHAHGLPLIIDSTIATPYLNRPIEWGADVVIHSATKFLGGHGTTLGGVVVESGLFDWHSEKFPLFGQPVPSYGGLQWSGNFGEYAFLTRLRAEQLRDIGPTLAPHSAFLLAQGVETLPFRMQAHVDNARIVAEWLDADPRIEFVNWAGLPGHPHYERGLKYLPKGPGSVFSFGVKGGRDAGRTFIESVDLASHLANIGDAKTLVIHPASTTHAQLTEQQLLDAGVLPGVVRISVGIEDPDDIVYDLDQALTKATEGK
- a CDS encoding long-chain-fatty-acid--CoA ligase, producing the protein MSTGFATVSVASILVEAAKRTPDNVALVVGPTETTYAELWQQTRQYAGALRDRGVQPGTPVAMLIPNVADFPRVYYAILALGGVVVPIHALLKGKEIEYVLRDSGAELLVCAAPLLAEGAKGAALAGVPVLSVLLPEADPELPPRLEDEARASVPIETYVQRGPFDTATILYTSGTTGTPKGAEGSHFALVEQVNVSLMTTFDMKAGDRVLGALPLFHTFGQTCTMNTVFRAGATIVMVPKFTGDAALQVMNEQACTIFMGVPTMYFALLDAATRTDARPPLRYGISGGAALPVAVIDRFREVYGTEIHEGYGLTETSPVATFNMVGVPPRPGTIGTPIWGVDVEIADAEIADRISMMPIGELGEVVIRGHNLMNGYHNRPEDTAKAVVDGWFRTGDLGRKDEDGYLTIVDRTKDMILRNGYNVYPREVEEVLAGHPAVSMVAVYGVPHETHGQEIVASVVLASGTSATPEELGDFVREDVAAYKYPRHIEIVEALPLGPSGKVLKRELVATWVAREEASASV